A part of Crassostrea angulata isolate pt1a10 chromosome 5, ASM2561291v2, whole genome shotgun sequence genomic DNA contains:
- the LOC128183615 gene encoding uncharacterized protein LOC128183615, whose translation MEIDEIVPKVGRGFKPIPKPRKSIPKPRCRKSGSDGDKKGSSKDTVFCCENPEKRTSSDIIELEPIPKDTRIQEKPRRSGRIATRKLTSNTGTISTKLAQQLLGEEKNEESPWTKYYRPDPELARKYLEEKAAMSMQQRNAGDAPREVASPSAPTLYPRVPMMDE comes from the exons atggaaatagatgaaatagTCCCTAAAGTAGGTCGAGGCTTCAAACCAATCCCTAAACCGCGTAAATCAATTCCTAAGCCCC GTTGTCGAAAAAGCGGTAGTGACGGAGATAAGAAAGGTTCTTCCAAAGacactgtattttgttgtgAGAATCCAGAGAAAAGGACCTCTAGCGACATTATTGAACTTGAACCAATCCCGAAAGACACTAGGATCCAAGAGAAACCCCGACGAAGCGGAAGAATCGCAACTCGCAAATTGACCAGTAACACAGGGACAATTTCGACTAAACTAGCACAACAATTACTTGGAGAGGAGAAAAATGAAGAATCTCCATGGACCAAATACTATCGACCGGACCCAGAGCTGGCACGTAAATACCTGGAAGAGAAGGCCGCGATGTCTATGCAACAGAGGAACGCAGGAGACGCTCCGCGAGAAGTCGCCTCGCCATCCGCGCCGACCCTCTATCCACGGGTGCCGATGATGGATGAATAA
- the LOC128184606 gene encoding putative per-hexamer repeat protein 5 → MRVESLWAVGGTLLALVSIAGADDLLQTLFAAGLIVPVIGFFTGGVQLTPAQLAAAFIGAIAVTSDKIPPFSSSSSSSSSSSSGTPVASPVVLGSAYSGGTGTGTGTGTGTGTGTGTGTGTGTGTDTGTGTGTGTGTGTGTGTGTGTGTDTGTGTGTGTGTDTGTGTGTGTGTDTGTGTGTNTGAWCTTAGYTYDQTAAACYKVVSTPASWTDATAACTGDSGHLLKVDSDARYSFLVNQITSGSLQTVYIQGKRADVSSNFLYDDNSQITYFKWDQNEPSTGATDLKIRTNQSTNLWTAVDGTDTAAYICEIYDTTSG, encoded by the exons ATGAGGGTTGAGAGTTTATGGGCCGTCGGGGGGACACTCCTGGCCCTGGTGTCCATTGCGGGCGCGGACGATCTTCTACAGACGCTGTTCGCCGCCGGCCTTATTGTCCCTGTTATTGGATTTTTCA CCGGTGGGGTTCAGCTCACACCGGCTCAACTAGCGGCTGCTTTTATCGGCGCCATCGCCGTCACGTCGGACAAGATTCCTCCCTTTTCTTCTTCGTCTTCATCgtcatcgtcatcatcatccGGGACACCGGTGGCAAGTCCTGTAGTTCTTGGAAGCGCATATAGTGGAGGAACTGGCACCGGGACTGGAACGGGAACCGGAACTGGAACGGGCACAGGAACTGGAACGGGCACAGGAACTGGCACGGACACCGGAACTGGAACGGGCACAGGAACTGGTACGGGAACAGGAACTGGCACGGGAACCGGAACTGGCACGGACACCGGAACTGGAACGGGCACTGGAACTGGTACAGACACCGGAACTGGAACAGGTACCGGCACTGGAACAGACACAGGAACTGGAACAGGAACTAACACAG GAGCATGGTGCACCACCGCAGGATACACGTACGACCAGACGGCCGCCGCCTGCTACAAGGTGGTGTCGACCCCCGCCAGCTGGACGGACGCCACCGCGGCGTGTACGGGAGACAGCGGGCACCTGCTGAAGGTGGACAGTGACGCCAGATACAGCTTCCTGGTCAACCAGATCA CTTCGGGTTCTCTACAGACCGTCTACATCCAAGGCAAGCGGGCAGACGTCAGCTCGAATTTCCTCTACGACGACAACAGTCAGATCACTTACTTTAAGTGGGATCAGAACGAGCCGTCTACTGGCGCCACGGACCTGAAGATCCGAACCAACCAGTCCACCAACCTGTGGACAGCCGTGGACGGGACGGACACCGCCGCTTATATCTGTGAAATATACGACACCACAAGCGGCTAG